In Brevibacillus marinus, the genomic window AGTAAACCCCCACGCCAACTGTCCCTTTGTACGGCAAATAGGCCAGGATTCCGCCATTGCCGCCGCGAAATTTTCCCGCACCTGCCGAATTGGGGTGTTCCCGCCGGTACAGATAGAGGATGGGCCAATCCCGCTCATACGCTTCGACGTTGGGACCCTGTCCTTCCGGAATCCACCATTGTCCGTTGGCGAACGTTCCATCGCGAAAAGGCGTAGCTCCACTGCTGCCAATCATGTTGTCGAGCATCGGACCGACATAATAGTCACCCCGTTGGTTTGTACCGGCATGGATGTGGATTTGCCATTGGCCTTGTGTTGTGCTTAAGGCCAGTTTGCGGATTTGCGGATCGGTCGAGGATAGCAGCATTTTGGATACGACGGCGTTGGCCATGGCCACTCCCAGTTCTGTGGAGTAGATGCCCGCAGGGCTCACCGCGGCACCATAATCGGGACAGGTCAAGGTACCGGGAGTAGGTTTGAACAGGCAGCGGCGGGCAGCGCCTCCTCCGCCAGCCCCCATTTGGTCGGGCAGCAGGATGACGTTAAAAGCGGAAAGGAGCGCCCCGCGCCAGGCGGCGAACGGCAAATTGATCGCACCGACTTGACTTTCCGTGCCCGCATTTTCGATCACGAGTTGCTCCCCTTTTTTGCTGACGGACAACTCGATCCGGTAGACACCGCGGTCCCCGGTCATGGCCACTTCCTGATAGGCCCGCTCCTTCCACGTTCCGTCGGGAATCGTCCGCAGCCGCTCCAGGAACGCCTGTTCGCTGGTGCGCAGAATTTTCTTCATTACCCCCTTGACCGTCTTGGCTCCGTATTTGCGGATTAAACCCAAGATCCGCAAGCGGGAAGCGTAGCATGCAGCGATTGCGGCACGCAGATCTAAAGCGACGTTAACCGGGGTTCGCGATTGGCGCCGGAAGGCCGTTTCCAGTTCCGTATCCAGTTTGCCTGCTTTGACGATCCGCAGCGGCGGAAATACCGGAGGATCGTAGTAGATATCTTGCGCGTTCGGACAAAAACTTCCGGGAACTGTGCCCCCCACATCATTCTGGTGCAAACAGTTGGCTACCCAACAGAAGATCTCTCCCTCCCAGAAGACCGGCGCAAATATGCCTACGTCCGACTGGTGTGCGGTGCCCACCCACGGGTCGTTTTGCAGAAACACGTCGCCATCGTGAATACCGGGATCTTCTCCCCGTTTCTCAATCACGTATTTAATCATGATATCCAGCATTCCGCCAAAATACTGAAGATAGGGGCCAAAGAAGAGAATCTCGGCATCCTCGGTTAAAATCGCTGTTTGAAAGTCCCGCGTCTCCAGCGTAATCGGGGAGACCGCCAGATTTTCCACGATTTTTCCTTGTTCCTGATTGACATTCCACAGGCTGTGCCGAATGACCTCGTACGTGATCGGATCGATCTCTTCATCGCATTCCCGGTGAAGTTTCACTGTCGGTGGTACGGGTAAAGGATCAAGCGGAATGTAAGCATGCAGGCTGCCGTCCCAAAAATGGCGATGGTTTTCTTGCACTGCGTTCATTGTGGAGCTCCCTCCTTACGGTACGATAATGTAATCGCCCTGTTTGGTCTTCGTAACAGTTTGGTTCTCATCCACGACAATCGACGTGCCGGGCAAATCAATCACAGCGGGACCGTGAATGACGTTTCCGCTTTTCAGCAAACGACCGTTGTAAATGTTTGCCTGGATGGGTTGCCGGTTGCGGCTAAAGTAGACGAGACGGCTCGGCTTGCGCGATTGCGGCGGGGGAACGGCGTCACTTTCCGCTTCCGATTTTCGCGTGAACTTGCGGACTTCCACGGTCGGCTCGCAGCGGAGGGAGACAATCTCCAGTCTCGCTTCCGGCAAAAGGGCGGCGGACCCATAACGTTCCTCGTATTTTTGCGAGAACTGTGCGACCAGTTCTTGTATCTTCCGCTCATCCAGGGGACCGTCTGGAACGGTTACTTCCAGTTCGTGCTTCTGCCATTGATAGCGCATCTTGGCGTAGCGGGTAAAGCGAACCGGTGCCGCTTCGCCAACTTCGGAACGGATGATGTCCAGCCCGTTGCGCTCCAGTTCGCTAAACGTTTTTTGCAAATCGGCCGGTGCAAACGGGGAGAGCAGACCCACCTCTTCCTCCAGCTCGTAGCGAATGTCGCTGGTGGAGATCCCGAATGCCGACCACACCGATGAGGTCTCGCCAGGCACAACGATCATTTTGATCCCCAAATCCCGGGCGTACGCGGCGGCATGGATGGGACCCGCTCCCCCGTAGGCCACCAGGGCGAAATCGCGCGGATCAAAACCTTTGCCAATCACCTCGTTTTCGATTAAATTGGCCATTTTGGCATTGACGATTTCGACTACGCCGAGCGCGGCTTCGACAACGGTAAGTCCCAGCGGTTCAGCGATCGTGGCCATTGCTTCTTCCGCCAATCGCCGGTTTGGTTTCAGACCGCGGCCCTGCCCAAACCCGAAAACGGCTTCCGGATCGATGTACCCTAAAATGAGATCGGCATCCGTTACCGTCGGCTCTGTCCCTCCCAATTGATAACAAGCTGGCCCGGGGTTTGCCTTGGCACTTTGCGGTCCGACCCGCATCGCTCCGCTGTACGGATCAATCCAGGCAATACTTCCGCCTCCCGCCCCGATGGAAACGATTTCAATGTTTGGCACGTTATACTGGTATTTCTCCAACACCGTTTTGTCCGACGCCAGGGGGATGCCATCATGGATCAAGCCGACATCGAAACTGGTGCCGCCCATATCTGTTGCGATCAGATTGTGAATTCCTAACTCGTTCATGATTTTGATACATCCCATCAGGCCGCCGACAGGACCTGATCCGATGGTGTAGACAGGAAGTTTCTTGCTTCGTTCAAGCGGAATCATGCCTCCGTGACATTGCATGATATGTAAAGGAGCGTCCACTCCTTTCGCGCGGAGGCTGCTGTTGATCCCTTCCAAGTATCGCGCGGTGACGGGACCCACATAGGCGTTGATGACGGCGGCTACGGTTCGCTCATATTCGCCGAGCGTCTTCGTCACCTCATGGCCGCAGGTAACGAAGAGAGAAGGGGCGATTTCCGCAATAATCTCCTTTGCGCGTTGCTCATGCGCCGGGTTTTTAAAAGACCACAGGAAAGACACGGCGATCGCGTTGACTCCTTGTTGCAAGAGCTGGTGAACCGCTCGTCTGACGCAGGCTTCATCAAGCGGCACGACCACTTCGCCTTGCGAATCGATTCGCTCGACGATTCCCAAAACGCATGATTTCGCAACAAGCGGCTCAGGCTTGGCTAACTCCGTAACGCGCAGGATGTTTTCCGGCGGCTCGCCCATCACCCTGCCCAGGCCTCGCATCATAAAGATGGTATCCTCAAAACCTTTGGTCGTGAGCAAGCCAACCCGTGCGCCGTTATGCTCGACAACGGTGTTCGTGGCGACGGTCGAGCCGTGTGTAATCATCGTGATATTTGGGTAGAGTTCAGCCGGGCTTAGTTGCAGTTTTTCCGCGGCTGATTCAATGCTGCTGAAAAAACCTGATTGAAATTGATCATGGTAGGATGTCAGTGCTTTTCCTTCAACCACTTCTCCGTCGCTGGTCACCAGCACGGAGTCGGTAAAAGTTCCGCCAATGTCAACGGAACAGATGAGATCAAGTTTCCTCCGGCTCATCATCGTGCTCTCCCTTTCCTTCGGTTTTCATGCAGGTACTTCCTCGCGGCAAATCGTCCCATGGATTGTGAGCTAGCGCTGCGGCTTCTTTCCTCCTCCCCTGATGGGATCAGGCTGGTTGCAGGCTGAGGTATATACTACCGACCGGTCGGTATGTTTTGCCCGCTCAGCAAGGATTTTCGCAGGGCGGTAGGCTGGATCCATCAGCTTATGGCCAGCTGCCCAAAAGTATACTCCTTTCAACGCAACGGATCGCAGCACTGGAGAGGATGCGTGGTTTCCGCAACTTGTGCGGACGGACTTCACCCGCCTTTTTTCTGACATATCTTTTTATTCGCAATATTAGTACGAATATTCGCACCTGTCAATATTCGATCGGTTGAGGCAGGTTCCACCCGGTTGGTTGACGTTGTTCCCTGATTCGTATTATGATTCCCAATATACAGTATATTCTAAACAGAAGTCGCCATATTTTCCAGCGAAAAAGTGGATCGGGAGGAGGATGTTCTTTGTCTCAAACGTTGAGTGAAAAGTTGGCCTCATTCGTCTGCCGTCTGGACTACGCTGAGCTCCCGGCGCGCGTCGTGGAGAAGGCCAAAACCTGCCTCATTCACGGGATTGGCGTCGGTCTGGCCGGGTATCAGACGGATTTTCCCCGGATCGCGGCGGACATTGCCAAAAAAGCCGGAACGAGTGACCAGCAAGCTACGCTGTTGTACGACGGGTCAACAGCCGCGCCGATGGAAGCCGCCTTCGCAAACGCCGTTCTGTTCCACAGTCGGGTGCAGGAGGATACGCACAATACGGCACATCTTGGAACCGTTGTCATTCCCGTTGCACTCGCTCTGGGAGAAGCCGGCAGGAAAAGCGGGAAAGAACTCCTGAGTGCCTTGGTTGCCGGCTATGAAGTGGGGGGAGCGCTCAGCAAACATTATACGGCCTATACGACGCCGCGCGGCTTCCGCGCCAGTTCCGTCTACGGCATTTTTGCCGCCACCGCCGCCGCTGCCAAATTGCTGGGGCTTTCGGAAATTCAGACGGTACATGCCTTAGGGTTTGCGGCAAGCTTTGCGTTCGGAACATTGGAAGCATTTACAGCCGGCTCCATGGAATGGAGGTTTGAAAACGGTCTCGCAGCCAAAAACGGCTTGTTAAGTGCTCTGCTGGCGCAGCATGGAGCGGTTGCGACGAGATACGCGTTTGAAGGAAAGGCAGGTTTTCTGCACGCCTTTGCGGGGAACCGGGAAGAGCCGTTGAAGTGTGCGGAATCGCTAGGCAAAGCATATGAACTGATGAATGTCACGTTCAAACTGTATCCCGTTTGCGCCTTCAATCAGACACCCGTCATCAACACGCTGCAGCTGACGGAGGAACGAGACATCCCGCTGGAGCAGATCGAAGCGATCACCATCGAAATGAATGAGTACGAGGCAAACTACCCTGGGATGAGTGCAAAGGGACCATTTGCGAATATCAGCCAGACGCTGATGAGCGCACCTTATTGTGTAGCGGTTGCCCTCTTGGAAAAAGACGTTACGTTGGCAAACCTGCAGAAGTACGATCATGCTGAATTAAACCGGTTGATTGCGAAAACAACGGTTCTCCCATCCCGCCAACTGCAGCCGTTGTCTTCAAAAATCAGCATCCGCTTGCACAATGGGCAGGTGCTGGTGAGAGAAATGAACATCTCCGAAGAATACTACAACCTTGGCATCGACCAAGACATTCAGCTCATCAGAGGTCTGATTGGCGAGATGCCGATTGGCAGAGCGCAATTGGATCAGCTGATTGATGATATCCTGCACCTGGAGGAAATTGGCGATACCTCGGTGATGTTGCACCACATCGCGGACCGTTCAACTTTTTAGCCGTACATCATACCAACTGGTCGGTATGTATCAGGCTCGCCCAGTACGCGGTTCCGCAGCAAATGTCTCGTTCCCGTTTGCAGGGTGAGATGATCTTGAGAAGGAGGAAAACGGAATGGCAGGCAGGTTGCAAGGAAAAGTTGCGCTGGTGACGGGGGGAGCAAGAGGGCTTGGTGCGCTCGAGTGCATCATGTTCGCCAAAGAAGGGGCCGAGGTTGTATTTGCGGCGGATATCAGGGTCGAAGAACTGCAGCAGACGGTAAAGGAAGCTGCAAAAACGGGGCAGACAACCGTGATTCCCCTGACCCTTGATGTGACCAAGGAAGCGGACTGGATGCAGGCGGTTGAGCTGATTGACAAAGAGTGTGGAAAGCTGGACATTTTGGTAAACAACGCCGGCATCACGAAGCGGGTCCCGTTTGTCGAATGTACCCTCGAGGATTGGAATCAGGTCATCGCGGTGAACATGACCGGCACGTTTTTGGGGATGAAGCACTGTGCGCCATTGCTGCGAAAATCGGGGCGGGGATCGATTATCAACAAATCGTCGATTGCCGGCGTAACAGGATATTTTGCGGCCCCCTATACCGCCAGCAAATGGGCGGTGCGGGGAATGAGCAAAGCGGCGGCGATGGAATTTTCCAATTGGGGAATTCGCGTCAACTCCGTGCATCCCGGGTTTGTTTGGACGCCGCTGACCATTGACGCGCAAGAAATGGTGAACGCGTTTAACAAGGTGAATCCGCTGGAACGAGCCGGGCTGCCGGAAGAAATTGCGCACGCAGTGGTCTTTTTGGCATCCGATGAATCGTCCTACATGACCGGCGCCGAACTGGTGATTGACGGAGGGTTGACGGCGGGCGGAGAAATCAAGTTGATTGCCAACGAACTGGGCATTTACAAACGCGATGAACCGTCAGAACGCGGCTGAGGAACAGAGACAAAAGAACAGAAAAGTTGGAATATTGACTACATACCGACTGGTTGGTATAATTCAGATACATACCAACTGGTCGGTATGAAAGGGGGTGACAGATGGTGCTGCATCTGTGCGATCTGCGTACGAGATTCTGTGAATCCGACGCGTTGGGGCATATCAACAGCGTCAGCTTTCTCATCTATTTGGAGCAGGCGCGTGTAGCGTTCCTCCTGGACAGTGACGTAATCCCAGACATAGCAGCATGGCCGTTCGTGTTGGCAGCGGTCCGCTGTGATTACAAGCGGCAGCTGTCGATCAACCAGTCAATCCTGATCCAGACGTTTGTCAAAGCAATCGGCCGCAAAAGTTTTACGTTGCAGCATGACATCCTGGACGGGCAAACGCAGGAGTTGCTGGCGTGCGGAGAGTCCGTCATCGTCCACTATGACTTCGCAGAGAAAGCAAGCAGACCGCTGCCGCATGACATGCGCGCGAAACTTGACCCATACAGGCAACGATCATGAACAAAGGTGTGTGAACAAGAATGACGAGCGAGTCTACGAATGTGACGCGAAGAAAAGGCAATGACACCAGAACGGAAATTCTGGAGATTGCGTTATCCCTGTTTGTAGAAAAAGGATACCACCAAACTTCGATGCAGGACATCGCGGAAAAAGCCGGATTGACCAAAGGCGGACTGTACTACTACGTGGAAAGCAAAGATGATGTCCTGTTTATGCTGCATGACCGATTCATCATGGAGGGTTTGCGGCGCCTGAGAAAAGTGGAGGCGGAAGATGCGGATCCGCAGCGCCGGCTTGTCAATCTGCTGAAAACGCACATGCAGATCATCGACCTTTACAAAGACGACATCACGTTGTTTTTTGAAGCAATGAAGTATTTGAGTCTGGAAAAACAGCAAAAGGTTAAGGAAAAACGGGATGAGTACGAAAGCATCTTTTTGCGGGCCATCGAGGATGGGAAAAAGCAAGGTATTTTCAACGTCCCGCACAGCCATATCGCTGTTTTATACATACTGGGTGCGTGCAATTTTATGTACACCTGGTATAAGCCAGGCGGAGCCAATTCGATCGAAGAATTATCGGACATCTTTATCGGCATTATCATGAACGGCTTGGTACATCAACATAAAAGGGGGGATCGGGTTGAAACGTAGCAGGCAGCTGCTATTGGAACTGTATCAAACCATGGTCAAGATCCGCCGCTTTGAGGAGAGAGTAGCGCAACTGTTTGCCGAAGGCTTGATTCCCGGATTTCTCCACCTCTACATCGGCCAGGAGGCGGTTGCTGCCGGTGTATGCGCCAACCTCCGCAAAGATGATTACATCACCAGTACACACCGCGGCCACGGGCATTGCATCGCAAAAGGGGCCGATGTCAATAAGATGATGGCTGAATTGTTCGGCAAGCGAACAGGCTACTGCAAAGGAAAAGGCGGCTCCATGCACGTCATGGATGTGGAGCTGGGCATCCTCGGCGCCAACGGCATTGTGGGCGGAGGGCTGCCGATTGCCGTGGGGGCCGCGCTCAGTGCCAAGCTGAAAGGAAGCGGTCAAGTGGCGGTTTCGTTCTTTGGCGAAGGGGCGGCCGGGACGGGCTACTTTCATGAAGCGTTGAATATGGCCGCCGTGCTCAAGCTGCCTGTTGTGTTCGTCTGCGAAAGCAATCAGTACGCTGAATTTACGCCGCGCCGCACGCATTTGCCTGTCGATACGGTGGCGGAACGCAGCAAGGCATACGGAATGGAAGGGTACTGCGTCGACGGGAACAACGTGGTGGAAGTTTACGAAACGTTTGCCGGGATCGTCGAAAACGTGCGGCTAGACAGCCGCCCCGTGCTGGTTGAATGCTTTACGAACCGTTGGAGCGGCCATTACGAGGGAGATCCGCAGCGCTACCGGGGAAAAGGGGAAAGCGAAGAATGGCAGAAGCAGGATCCGATCGCGAAGCTGGAACAAGGATTGCGGGGCGAGTATCAGGTTGAACCAGACGAACTGCAGCAAATCAGGAACTTCGTTGAGTCGGAGCTGGATGCAGCGGTGAGCTTCGCAAAAGAAAGCCCCCTCCCGCGGGGGGAAGAAACGCTGGAAGACGTGTACGCCTGGTGAAGGAGGTGCTGGTTCCTTGGCGGTGTTGCGGTTTAACCAAGCGATTAACGCAGCGTTGCGAGAAGAGATGGCGCGGGATCAAAACGTCATCCTGGCTGGCGAGGATATCGCGGCGGCGGGCGGCTCGTTCGGCGTGACCAGAGGGTTGCTGGAAGAGTTTGGCGAATCGCGCGTCATCGATACGCCGATCAGTGAAGGGGCGATCGTCGGCTTGGCGATCGGCTCTGCCGCCACTGGGTTACGGCCTGTTGTGGAAATCATGTTTATCGATTTTATCGGCGTTTGCTTTGACATGCTGTTGAACCAGGCGGCTAAAATGCGCTACATGTCCGGCGGAAACATCAGCTTGCCATTGGTGATCCGGACACAAG contains:
- a CDS encoding thiamine pyrophosphate-dependent dehydrogenase E1 component subunit alpha — its product is MVKIRRFEERVAQLFAEGLIPGFLHLYIGQEAVAAGVCANLRKDDYITSTHRGHGHCIAKGADVNKMMAELFGKRTGYCKGKGGSMHVMDVELGILGANGIVGGGLPIAVGAALSAKLKGSGQVAVSFFGEGAAGTGYFHEALNMAAVLKLPVVFVCESNQYAEFTPRRTHLPVDTVAERSKAYGMEGYCVDGNNVVEVYETFAGIVENVRLDSRPVLVECFTNRWSGHYEGDPQRYRGKGESEEWQKQDPIAKLEQGLRGEYQVEPDELQQIRNFVESELDAAVSFAKESPLPRGEETLEDVYAW
- a CDS encoding hydantoinase/oxoprolinase family protein, which produces MSRRKLDLICSVDIGGTFTDSVLVTSDGEVVEGKALTSYHDQFQSGFFSSIESAAEKLQLSPAELYPNITMITHGSTVATNTVVEHNGARVGLLTTKGFEDTIFMMRGLGRVMGEPPENILRVTELAKPEPLVAKSCVLGIVERIDSQGEVVVPLDEACVRRAVHQLLQQGVNAIAVSFLWSFKNPAHEQRAKEIIAEIAPSLFVTCGHEVTKTLGEYERTVAAVINAYVGPVTARYLEGINSSLRAKGVDAPLHIMQCHGGMIPLERSKKLPVYTIGSGPVGGLMGCIKIMNELGIHNLIATDMGGTSFDVGLIHDGIPLASDKTVLEKYQYNVPNIEIVSIGAGGGSIAWIDPYSGAMRVGPQSAKANPGPACYQLGGTEPTVTDADLILGYIDPEAVFGFGQGRGLKPNRRLAEEAMATIAEPLGLTVVEAALGVVEIVNAKMANLIENEVIGKGFDPRDFALVAYGGAGPIHAAAYARDLGIKMIVVPGETSSVWSAFGISTSDIRYELEEEVGLLSPFAPADLQKTFSELERNGLDIIRSEVGEAAPVRFTRYAKMRYQWQKHELEVTVPDGPLDERKIQELVAQFSQKYEERYGSAALLPEARLEIVSLRCEPTVEVRKFTRKSEAESDAVPPPQSRKPSRLVYFSRNRQPIQANIYNGRLLKSGNVIHGPAVIDLPGTSIVVDENQTVTKTKQGDYIIVP
- a CDS encoding hydantoinase B/oxoprolinase family protein, coding for MNAVQENHRHFWDGSLHAYIPLDPLPVPPTVKLHRECDEEIDPITYEVIRHSLWNVNQEQGKIVENLAVSPITLETRDFQTAILTEDAEILFFGPYLQYFGGMLDIMIKYVIEKRGEDPGIHDGDVFLQNDPWVGTAHQSDVGIFAPVFWEGEIFCWVANCLHQNDVGGTVPGSFCPNAQDIYYDPPVFPPLRIVKAGKLDTELETAFRRQSRTPVNVALDLRAAIAACYASRLRILGLIRKYGAKTVKGVMKKILRTSEQAFLERLRTIPDGTWKERAYQEVAMTGDRGVYRIELSVSKKGEQLVIENAGTESQVGAINLPFAAWRGALLSAFNVILLPDQMGAGGGGAARRCLFKPTPGTLTCPDYGAAVSPAGIYSTELGVAMANAVVSKMLLSSTDPQIRKLALSTTQGQWQIHIHAGTNQRGDYYVGPMLDNMIGSSGATPFRDGTFANGQWWIPEGQGPNVEAYERDWPILYLYRREHPNSAGAGKFRGGNGGILAYLPYKGTVGVGVYSAEGIPKSSGILGGSPGSRGDTTLVKNSNIWEVLKSGRLVESVDELEGERPELPGKGPALMLGEADVLEWNWGSCAGYGDPLDRDPERVRQDVAWGTITKELAESVYGVVLTETLEVDPRKTASLRIDIRRKRLEEAGAPIPPDLEARVQAGFPLPEDAFTIGDTFFYDNRSGITIVRCTHCGEVLAMDGQHYKDHVPMREGDIGDIGTKKINLARFVDQEVVYREYFCPGCALLLATEIARKGDERFHDILIDTSFV
- a CDS encoding SDR family NAD(P)-dependent oxidoreductase, coding for MAGRLQGKVALVTGGARGLGALECIMFAKEGAEVVFAADIRVEELQQTVKEAAKTGQTTVIPLTLDVTKEADWMQAVELIDKECGKLDILVNNAGITKRVPFVECTLEDWNQVIAVNMTGTFLGMKHCAPLLRKSGRGSIINKSSIAGVTGYFAAPYTASKWAVRGMSKAAAMEFSNWGIRVNSVHPGFVWTPLTIDAQEMVNAFNKVNPLERAGLPEEIAHAVVFLASDESSYMTGAELVIDGGLTAGGEIKLIANELGIYKRDEPSERG
- a CDS encoding TetR/AcrR family transcriptional regulator gives rise to the protein MTSESTNVTRRKGNDTRTEILEIALSLFVEKGYHQTSMQDIAEKAGLTKGGLYYYVESKDDVLFMLHDRFIMEGLRRLRKVEAEDADPQRRLVNLLKTHMQIIDLYKDDITLFFEAMKYLSLEKQQKVKEKRDEYESIFLRAIEDGKKQGIFNVPHSHIAVLYILGACNFMYTWYKPGGANSIEELSDIFIGIIMNGLVHQHKRGDRVET
- a CDS encoding MmgE/PrpD family protein: MSQTLSEKLASFVCRLDYAELPARVVEKAKTCLIHGIGVGLAGYQTDFPRIAADIAKKAGTSDQQATLLYDGSTAAPMEAAFANAVLFHSRVQEDTHNTAHLGTVVIPVALALGEAGRKSGKELLSALVAGYEVGGALSKHYTAYTTPRGFRASSVYGIFAATAAAAKLLGLSEIQTVHALGFAASFAFGTLEAFTAGSMEWRFENGLAAKNGLLSALLAQHGAVATRYAFEGKAGFLHAFAGNREEPLKCAESLGKAYELMNVTFKLYPVCAFNQTPVINTLQLTEERDIPLEQIEAITIEMNEYEANYPGMSAKGPFANISQTLMSAPYCVAVALLEKDVTLANLQKYDHAELNRLIAKTTVLPSRQLQPLSSKISIRLHNGQVLVREMNISEEYYNLGIDQDIQLIRGLIGEMPIGRAQLDQLIDDILHLEEIGDTSVMLHHIADRSTF
- a CDS encoding acyl-CoA thioesterase → MVLHLCDLRTRFCESDALGHINSVSFLIYLEQARVAFLLDSDVIPDIAAWPFVLAAVRCDYKRQLSINQSILIQTFVKAIGRKSFTLQHDILDGQTQELLACGESVIVHYDFAEKASRPLPHDMRAKLDPYRQRS